A stretch of the Marinobacter sp. JH2 genome encodes the following:
- a CDS encoding L,D-transpeptidase yields MNTPWPQRAHIHISLDDQSLRLLADDGALLAEYPVSTALNGAGERDGSGCTPRGKHYIRARIGDGQPLNAVFRGRRPTGEIYAPDLAAAYPDRDWILTRILWLCGREWQRNRGPGVDTFRRFIYIHGTPDTEPMGIPMSHGCVRMRSRDLLELFERAPVGMHVTIE; encoded by the coding sequence TTGAATACCCCATGGCCCCAGCGGGCGCATATTCACATTTCTCTCGACGATCAATCGCTTAGGCTGCTGGCGGATGACGGCGCCCTGTTAGCTGAGTACCCGGTATCTACTGCGCTAAATGGCGCCGGTGAGCGTGATGGCAGTGGTTGCACCCCTAGGGGCAAGCACTATATTCGAGCGCGAATTGGCGATGGGCAGCCGCTGAATGCGGTATTCCGCGGGCGCCGGCCAACCGGTGAGATTTACGCGCCGGACCTTGCAGCAGCATACCCCGATCGCGACTGGATCCTGACTCGCATACTTTGGCTGTGCGGCCGGGAATGGCAGCGCAACCGTGGGCCTGGTGTCGATACCTTCCGACGTTTCATATACATTCATGGAACACCTGATACCGAGCCGATGGGTATACCAATGTCCCATGGTTGCGTGCGGATGAGGAGCAGGGATTTGCTAGAATTGTTTGAGCGTGCGCCAGTGGGTATGCACGTGACAATTGAATAG
- a CDS encoding TetR/AcrR family transcriptional regulator: MAQSDTVDRILDAAEELFAERGFAETSLRMITSKANVNLAAVNYHFGSKKALIHAVFARFLTPFSSTLETAFDELEQKCHGTPPTLSQTLWVLTESAIRMPQRNENGISIFMRLLGLAYTQSQGHLRKFLEQEYGQPFSRFMSLLKEATPELSAVDRYWRIQFMLGATAFTMSSSDALIDILDNKLGVQASVQEIAARLVPFLAEGMKAPDKLQVPPTLSGTTVA, translated from the coding sequence ATGGCACAATCAGATACCGTAGATCGCATTCTCGATGCAGCTGAAGAGCTTTTCGCGGAGCGTGGGTTCGCAGAAACTTCGCTTCGTATGATTACCAGTAAGGCTAACGTAAATCTGGCTGCGGTCAATTACCATTTTGGCTCAAAGAAAGCGCTGATCCATGCGGTATTTGCGCGTTTTTTGACGCCGTTTTCATCGACACTGGAAACCGCGTTCGACGAGTTAGAGCAGAAGTGTCACGGTACCCCCCCGACGTTGAGCCAGACTCTCTGGGTATTGACCGAAAGTGCGATACGTATGCCTCAGCGCAATGAAAATGGTATTTCTATCTTCATGCGTTTGCTGGGCCTTGCCTATACGCAATCTCAGGGGCATTTGCGCAAGTTTTTGGAGCAGGAATACGGGCAACCCTTCAGCCGTTTTATGAGCCTGTTGAAAGAAGCCACGCCGGAGCTGTCTGCTGTTGATCGATACTGGCGGATACAGTTCATGTTGGGCGCAACAGCGTTCACGATGTCCAGTAGTGATGCTTTGATCGATATACTTGACAACAAACTCGGTGTACAGGCATCGGTTCAGGAGATTGCCGCTCGTTTGGTACCTTTCCTTGCCGAGGGTATGAAGGCGCCCGATAAATTACAGGTTCCCCCAACGCTCTCGGGTACTACGGTTGCCTGA
- a CDS encoding riboflavin synthase subunit alpha — protein sequence MFTGIVQGIAKVIEIHTTPGLNTLVIELPEDKVNGVTIGASVAINGTCMTVTRQEGLQLYFDAMQETLRLTTLGQLKIGDEVNFERAARIGDEIGGHLLSGHVHTTAQLAEIIRTENNVTLWFEVPENWMKYVFPKGFIAINGASLTVGEVEATRFNVYLIPETLRATTFGSVDQGQAVNIEVDSQTQTIVDTLARLGYDRPTTTV from the coding sequence ATGTTTACCGGTATCGTTCAGGGAATTGCCAAAGTAATCGAAATCCATACAACACCGGGCCTGAACACCCTCGTTATTGAACTTCCTGAAGACAAAGTAAATGGGGTAACGATTGGTGCCTCCGTGGCCATTAACGGTACTTGCATGACGGTAACGCGGCAGGAAGGCCTGCAGCTCTATTTCGATGCCATGCAAGAAACCCTTCGGTTAACAACTCTTGGGCAGCTCAAGATAGGCGACGAAGTGAACTTCGAACGGGCAGCTCGGATTGGCGATGAGATTGGCGGGCATTTGTTGAGCGGGCATGTGCATACTACTGCTCAATTAGCAGAGATTATTCGAACCGAAAACAACGTGACCCTATGGTTTGAAGTGCCGGAAAACTGGATGAAGTACGTATTCCCGAAAGGCTTTATTGCCATCAATGGTGCCAGCTTGACCGTTGGTGAGGTCGAGGCTACTCGTTTCAACGTGTACTTGATCCCTGAAACACTTCGCGCGACCACCTTCGGCAGCGTCGACCAAGGTCAAGCAGTCAACATTGAAGTAGACAGCCAGACACAAACCATCGTTGATACGCTCGCACGTCTGGGGTACGACCGCCCTACTACGACAGTTTAA
- a CDS encoding methyltransferase, whose protein sequence is MPEMTSEVLEIAGKSLVLARPGIAASTLRAWDAADELLLDEALRRVTTEHRVLVVDDTFGALTIGLSEFAPVSVADSASLEAALKVNADLNKSRPNPPKPHNWLNPPDGPFDLVVMRISRQAEYLAWLLRWVNAQLAENGCLLAGGMIKHLPERSVDVFSDAVVTQSVLPARKKARVVVCGRGNETLDAWSAIWKGYKQDDLSARVEAMPAVFSRERLDIGTRELLPIVKPAVKALDSEARVLDLACGNGVLGLTALACRDDIALTFSDVSSQAVASVEHNLECSGYMGRAQLHHSDGVPQESGQYQLILLNPPFHEGGVVGDHIALRLFKEAAEHLSANGRMLMVGNRHLGYHRTLKRYFRSVQQRAASPRFVVFEASL, encoded by the coding sequence ATGCCTGAAATGACAAGTGAAGTGCTCGAAATTGCTGGCAAGAGTTTAGTTTTGGCGCGGCCTGGCATTGCGGCCTCAACGTTGAGAGCATGGGATGCCGCCGACGAGCTGTTATTAGATGAAGCTTTGAGGCGTGTAACTACGGAACACCGGGTTCTTGTGGTAGACGACACCTTTGGCGCTTTGACGATAGGGCTGAGCGAGTTCGCGCCGGTTTCAGTTGCTGATAGCGCAAGTTTAGAAGCTGCATTAAAGGTCAACGCTGACCTGAATAAATCACGGCCGAACCCACCGAAACCGCACAATTGGCTTAATCCGCCGGACGGGCCGTTTGACCTTGTAGTGATGCGAATCTCTAGGCAGGCCGAGTATCTGGCTTGGCTGCTGCGTTGGGTGAACGCTCAGTTGGCAGAAAACGGCTGTTTATTGGCTGGAGGCATGATTAAACATCTGCCCGAACGCAGTGTCGACGTGTTTTCCGACGCGGTGGTGACACAGTCGGTCCTTCCCGCGAGGAAGAAAGCCCGGGTTGTTGTCTGCGGCCGTGGCAACGAAACTCTGGATGCGTGGTCAGCTATCTGGAAAGGGTATAAACAAGACGATCTGTCGGCTCGGGTAGAAGCCATGCCTGCGGTGTTTTCAAGAGAACGCTTGGATATTGGCACCCGTGAATTGCTGCCCATAGTGAAACCAGCGGTCAAAGCGCTAGATTCCGAAGCCCGCGTACTTGATCTTGCATGCGGCAACGGCGTGCTGGGGCTTACTGCATTGGCTTGCCGGGATGATATCGCTCTCACGTTTAGTGATGTTTCCAGTCAGGCGGTTGCCAGCGTGGAACATAACCTCGAGTGCAGTGGTTACATGGGCCGCGCGCAATTGCATCACAGTGACGGAGTGCCGCAGGAAAGTGGGCAGTATCAGTTGATCTTGCTGAACCCACCGTTTCATGAAGGCGGCGTAGTCGGGGACCATATTGCACTGAGGCTGTTCAAAGAGGCTGCTGAGCATCTTTCGGCGAACGGGCGGATGTTGATGGTAGGTAATCGGCACTTGGGCTATCACCGCACTCTGAAACGCTACTTTAGATCGGTGCAGCAGCGGGCGGCAAGCCCGCGCTTTGTGGTGTTTGAAGCGTCGCTATAG
- a CDS encoding class I SAM-dependent methyltransferase: MSSLPNTHEVLLRNAHLLNGRVAVLGLSDPGLLPQCPSAGLVMTEHAGVFKALAPHTDWQQCFGYDTGGLQSSSFDTVIVFLPKARAELNVRLAMAQFLGCSGASLVMIGEKKEGIAGGSKQFLQSVPDGMKIDSARHCQVWSGTNSQPKGVFALENYLEWTPVSCAGVEVSVAGLPGVFSEGELDGGTRLLLENLAEKPLSGEKVLDFACGAGVIGSWLQCYRRAAGDEPGVVDGVDVQAQAVACAKATYERAGAQGEIHAEDGLAGLKGRWQAVVTNPPFHSGVKTDTSMTEQFIRQVAKHLVPGGELRLVANSFLPYEALLQRFIGPVQTLAQDKRFTVYRAFQRVPR; the protein is encoded by the coding sequence ATGTCTTCACTACCGAATACTCACGAAGTTCTCCTCCGCAATGCTCATTTATTGAATGGTCGTGTGGCCGTTTTGGGGCTTTCTGATCCCGGTTTGTTACCGCAATGTCCTTCTGCAGGGTTGGTGATGACCGAACATGCAGGTGTGTTCAAAGCGTTGGCGCCGCACACAGACTGGCAGCAGTGCTTTGGTTACGACACGGGAGGTTTGCAATCCAGCTCTTTCGACACGGTCATCGTGTTTTTGCCCAAGGCGCGGGCAGAGCTCAACGTACGCTTGGCTATGGCGCAATTTCTAGGTTGTTCGGGGGCAAGCCTGGTGATGATCGGTGAGAAAAAAGAAGGCATTGCTGGCGGCTCTAAACAGTTTCTTCAGTCCGTGCCCGATGGTATGAAAATTGACAGTGCCCGACACTGCCAGGTTTGGAGTGGTACAAACAGTCAGCCCAAAGGCGTGTTCGCACTGGAAAACTATCTGGAATGGACACCGGTTAGTTGTGCCGGCGTTGAAGTATCTGTTGCCGGTTTGCCGGGCGTATTCAGTGAGGGTGAGCTGGATGGAGGGACTCGGTTACTGCTGGAGAACCTCGCAGAAAAGCCATTATCTGGTGAAAAAGTACTGGATTTTGCCTGCGGTGCTGGCGTTATTGGTAGCTGGCTCCAGTGTTATCGGCGTGCAGCGGGTGATGAACCCGGAGTGGTCGATGGGGTAGACGTACAAGCGCAAGCGGTAGCCTGCGCCAAGGCAACCTATGAACGGGCAGGTGCGCAGGGCGAAATACATGCGGAAGATGGACTGGCGGGGCTGAAAGGTCGCTGGCAAGCGGTTGTGACAAATCCGCCGTTTCATTCCGGTGTAAAAACCGATACATCGATGACCGAACAGTTTATTCGTCAGGTTGCGAAGCACTTGGTGCCCGGTGGCGAGCTGAGATTAGTCGCGAACAGCTTTTTGCCATACGAAGCTCTATTGCAGAGGTTTATCGGCCCGGTGCAAACACTGGCTCAAGATAAGCGATTTACCGTGTATCGAGCGTTTCAGCGGGTGCCGCGCTGA
- a CDS encoding NAD-glutamate dehydrogenase encodes MNALTIASKEQFFDQLSEAFAKKIAKSEAKKIAEFARLHYAHIPLEELVSRRFSDTYGAVLAAWQFLQKRTADETPVSVFNPDLESDGWQSTHTVIFILHPNIPFLIDSLRMVVNQREIGTHSIQHSVLQVEREKTGKLKKIHGAKTSASSGYEAFIVLEIDRHTSPKDLSSLEENLQSVLHEVRIAVEDFPIVQDKVADIIKELDSTKAGVSADDKKEAKAFMSWLADDHFTFLGYDEYDFVKDKKGMVVQRVANSELGIFRVNNERPEKVQLNELPQRTRHAMTRADDIFIFAKSAQRSRVHRPAYPDYIAVKKFNSKGEVVGERRFLGLYTSRVYNERPDEIPLLRRKFDAVMDGSGFMPTDYAGKELVQILTLYPRDELFQIETDELLKVAKNILYVQERRRIELFMREDVYGQFVTCLAFFPRDIYNTELRVKVEQVLMDRLGAHDIEFVTHFSESPLARVQFTIRVPQVENRDLPLADIRDQVIDLAQSWRDGLDVALTEAFGEESGNELYRLWASGFPASYVEKFSPRRAAVDLEHITASVREKDLAMSFYRALEEDENTLHFKLFYPTEPLPLSDVMPIFENLGFRVIGEHPFEVTKRSGQSVWIHDFTLQAYSGEALDIHRIRPIFEELFRRVWHAEAENDAFNRLMLTSYMGWREIALLRTYARYMRQIRFSNSQTFISNTLVNHVNLTNLLLEFFDVRFNPERYKSAAKCEAAQQKLEIEFHAGLDNVDNLSEDRVLRLYLELMQATLRTNYFQPGDEGKPKPYISVKFDPTRIPDVPLPLPMFEIFVYSPRVEGVHLRGGKVARGGLRWSDRYEDYRTEVLGLVKAQQVKNAVIVPVGAKGGFVAKQLPSPSDREAFQAEGKEAYKTFIRGLLDITDNLVDAGIQPPEQVVRHDEDDHYLVVAADKGTATFSDIANGLAAEYGFWMGDAFASGGSNGYDHKKMGITARGAWVSVERHFREMGINPADDEFTAIGIGDMGGDVFGNGLLCSEKTRLVAAFNHVHIFIDPNPDAAKTYKERKRLFEMPRSAWTDFDSKLISKGGGVFSRTAKSIALTPEIKKLLGITADSVPPNMLIGHILKSEVDLLWVGGIGTYVKGASESHADVGDKANDGVRINGGELRCKVVGEGGNLGFTQLGRIDYALNGGRLNTDFIDNAGGVDCSDHEVNMKILLNRAVAMGDLTQKQRNKMLEDMTDDVSALVLKNNYRQTQAISIANEDTFIRLEEYRRLMNSFESEDKLNRGLEFLPDDEALSERKLISKGLTRPELSVLISYVKGDLKQTLMDSSLPDNPLLEGEMYKVFPKELTSKFKTELGEHQLRREIIATQIANDMVNHMGITFVERLQQSTGADPATIALAWIIARDVFRIDNWWDRIEALDYHVSAELQLELMQDLMRLMRRSVRWLLRNRRAELNIQTHMERFADSVWAITSNLPEYLGVQAKADWEKRNEELVAAGIPKDLASVLSGTGYLYSSLGVIEAKETTKMPLKAVANLYYDLGDRLDLNWFADAIAALTPNSHWQALARESFREDLDWQQRALTTGVLQLAGKAEKVPECVQAWEEKNQHMIERWNSMLAELKGVREPEYAMFSVALRELLDLAQSTLHQQPDE; translated from the coding sequence ATGAACGCGCTGACAATCGCCAGCAAAGAGCAGTTTTTTGATCAGTTGTCAGAAGCCTTTGCAAAAAAGATTGCGAAGAGCGAAGCGAAGAAAATTGCCGAGTTCGCCCGGTTGCATTATGCCCATATTCCCTTGGAAGAACTGGTAAGCCGACGATTCTCCGATACCTACGGTGCGGTTCTGGCCGCTTGGCAGTTTTTGCAGAAGCGAACAGCCGATGAAACGCCGGTATCGGTATTCAACCCGGACCTCGAGAGTGACGGGTGGCAATCTACCCACACCGTTATTTTTATCTTGCATCCGAATATTCCATTCCTGATCGACTCTCTGCGTATGGTGGTCAATCAGCGTGAGATCGGAACCCATTCGATCCAGCATTCGGTACTTCAGGTCGAGCGCGAGAAAACCGGCAAACTCAAAAAGATCCACGGCGCTAAAACGTCCGCTTCATCAGGTTATGAGGCATTTATCGTACTGGAAATTGATCGGCACACGTCGCCGAAGGACCTCAGCAGTCTTGAGGAAAATCTGCAAAGCGTGCTGCACGAGGTTCGCATTGCTGTCGAAGATTTTCCGATTGTGCAAGACAAAGTTGCGGATATTATCAAAGAGCTCGATAGCACGAAGGCAGGGGTAAGCGCCGACGACAAGAAAGAAGCCAAGGCGTTCATGAGCTGGCTGGCGGACGACCACTTTACCTTCCTGGGTTACGACGAATACGATTTCGTGAAAGATAAAAAAGGGATGGTGGTACAGCGTGTCGCTAATTCAGAGCTGGGGATTTTTCGCGTTAATAACGAACGCCCGGAAAAAGTACAGCTGAACGAATTACCTCAGCGTACCCGTCACGCCATGACTCGAGCCGACGACATCTTTATATTCGCCAAATCGGCCCAGCGCTCGCGCGTGCACCGTCCAGCTTACCCGGACTATATCGCGGTCAAGAAATTCAACAGCAAAGGTGAAGTGGTAGGCGAGCGCCGCTTCCTTGGTTTGTACACCTCTCGTGTATACAACGAGCGCCCGGATGAAATTCCGTTGCTGCGCCGAAAGTTTGATGCGGTCATGGACGGCTCGGGCTTTATGCCGACCGATTATGCGGGCAAAGAACTCGTTCAGATTTTGACGCTGTACCCGCGCGACGAATTGTTTCAGATCGAAACGGATGAGCTGCTCAAAGTGGCGAAGAACATCCTGTATGTTCAGGAGCGTCGGCGTATTGAGCTGTTTATGCGTGAGGATGTCTACGGACAATTCGTGACGTGTTTGGCCTTTTTCCCCCGCGACATATACAACACCGAACTGCGCGTAAAAGTAGAACAGGTGTTGATGGACCGATTGGGCGCCCACGACATTGAATTCGTGACGCATTTTTCTGAGTCCCCGCTGGCTCGGGTGCAATTCACCATTCGGGTTCCCCAGGTTGAAAATCGTGATCTGCCGCTGGCCGATATTCGCGATCAGGTGATTGATCTTGCTCAGTCATGGCGCGACGGGCTGGATGTGGCTCTGACCGAAGCCTTCGGCGAAGAGTCTGGTAACGAACTCTATCGTTTGTGGGCGAGTGGTTTCCCAGCCAGTTACGTTGAAAAGTTCTCCCCCCGGCGTGCTGCGGTTGATCTTGAGCACATCACGGCATCCGTGCGTGAGAAAGACCTGGCCATGAGCTTCTACAGGGCTTTGGAAGAAGATGAAAACACACTGCATTTCAAGTTGTTCTACCCGACCGAGCCCTTGCCGTTATCGGATGTGATGCCGATTTTCGAGAATCTGGGATTCCGGGTCATAGGAGAGCATCCGTTTGAAGTCACGAAGCGCTCCGGGCAATCGGTGTGGATTCATGACTTTACCTTGCAGGCATACTCTGGAGAGGCGCTGGATATTCATCGTATCCGCCCGATATTTGAAGAGCTGTTCCGCCGGGTTTGGCATGCTGAGGCAGAGAACGATGCCTTTAACCGGCTGATGCTAACGTCTTACATGGGCTGGCGTGAAATTGCCTTGCTGCGCACTTACGCCCGTTATATGCGCCAGATTCGTTTCTCGAACAGTCAAACGTTTATTTCCAACACCTTGGTGAATCACGTCAATCTGACCAACCTTTTGCTGGAATTTTTTGATGTTCGGTTCAATCCGGAACGTTATAAGAGTGCCGCGAAATGCGAGGCGGCGCAGCAAAAGCTGGAAATTGAATTTCACGCAGGCTTGGACAACGTTGATAACTTGAGCGAAGACAGGGTTCTGCGGCTCTATCTCGAGTTAATGCAGGCAACCCTGAGAACCAACTACTTCCAGCCAGGCGATGAAGGCAAGCCAAAGCCATATATTAGTGTGAAGTTTGATCCGACTCGTATTCCGGATGTGCCGCTTCCGTTGCCGATGTTTGAAATCTTCGTCTACTCACCGCGTGTAGAGGGCGTGCACTTGCGAGGTGGCAAGGTTGCCCGGGGTGGCTTGCGATGGTCGGATCGTTACGAAGACTACCGCACCGAAGTGTTGGGGCTGGTGAAGGCCCAGCAGGTTAAGAATGCAGTCATCGTACCGGTGGGTGCCAAAGGTGGATTCGTGGCCAAGCAGCTGCCGTCGCCGTCAGACCGTGAGGCCTTCCAGGCAGAAGGGAAAGAAGCGTATAAAACGTTCATACGGGGCTTGCTGGATATTACCGACAATTTGGTGGATGCCGGCATTCAGCCCCCCGAGCAGGTTGTGCGGCATGACGAAGACGATCACTACCTGGTTGTGGCCGCCGACAAAGGGACTGCGACTTTCTCCGACATTGCTAACGGCCTGGCAGCGGAATACGGCTTCTGGATGGGCGATGCCTTCGCTTCCGGTGGCAGTAATGGCTACGACCACAAGAAGATGGGCATTACCGCCCGTGGTGCCTGGGTGTCTGTAGAGCGTCACTTCCGTGAAATGGGGATCAATCCTGCCGATGATGAATTCACTGCTATCGGTATTGGTGACATGGGCGGCGACGTTTTTGGTAATGGCTTGCTGTGCTCTGAGAAAACACGGTTGGTGGCGGCATTCAACCACGTACACATTTTCATCGATCCGAACCCGGATGCCGCAAAAACTTACAAAGAGCGTAAGCGGTTGTTCGAAATGCCGCGCTCGGCATGGACGGATTTTGACTCGAAATTGATCTCGAAAGGTGGCGGCGTGTTTAGCCGTACTGCAAAATCCATCGCGCTGACGCCTGAAATCAAGAAGTTGCTTGGCATTACAGCCGATAGCGTTCCGCCGAATATGCTGATCGGCCATATCTTGAAGTCCGAAGTAGACCTGCTTTGGGTGGGCGGCATTGGAACCTACGTCAAAGGTGCATCAGAGAGCCACGCGGATGTTGGGGATAAAGCCAACGACGGCGTGCGCATTAATGGCGGAGAGTTACGCTGCAAAGTGGTCGGGGAAGGCGGCAACCTTGGCTTCACCCAGCTTGGTCGGATTGACTACGCCCTCAATGGCGGGCGTTTGAACACAGACTTCATTGACAACGCCGGTGGTGTGGATTGTTCAGACCACGAGGTCAATATGAAGATTCTGCTCAATCGCGCCGTGGCTATGGGCGATCTGACCCAAAAACAGCGTAATAAAATGCTTGAAGACATGACCGATGATGTGTCTGCGCTCGTGTTGAAGAATAACTATCGCCAGACACAGGCCATCAGTATTGCCAACGAAGATACCTTCATTCGGCTGGAAGAGTACCGTCGTTTGATGAATTCGTTCGAAAGCGAAGACAAGCTTAACCGGGGGCTGGAGTTCCTGCCGGACGACGAGGCATTGTCTGAGCGGAAACTGATCTCGAAAGGCCTGACCCGGCCTGAGTTATCGGTGCTAATTTCATACGTGAAAGGGGACCTTAAGCAAACACTGATGGACAGCAGTTTGCCGGATAACCCACTGCTTGAAGGGGAAATGTACAAGGTTTTCCCGAAAGAGCTTACCAGCAAGTTCAAAACGGAATTGGGCGAGCACCAGTTGCGGCGGGAAATCATCGCCACACAGATTGCGAACGACATGGTAAACCACATGGGGATTACCTTTGTTGAGCGCTTACAGCAATCAACCGGTGCCGACCCGGCAACCATTGCATTGGCTTGGATTATTGCCCGGGACGTGTTCCGCATAGATAACTGGTGGGACCGGATCGAAGCCTTGGATTACCATGTATCGGCAGAGCTTCAGTTGGAGCTGATGCAGGATCTGATGCGCTTGATGCGCCGGTCTGTGCGCTGGTTGCTACGCAACCGCCGTGCAGAACTAAACATCCAGACCCACATGGAGCGGTTCGCCGATAGTGTTTGGGCCATCACTTCGAATCTGCCGGAATATCTGGGCGTACAAGCGAAGGCGGATTGGGAAAAACGCAACGAAGAGCTGGTGGCGGCCGGTATTCCGAAAGATCTGGCGTCGGTACTTTCCGGTACGGGGTATTTGTACTCGTCATTGGGTGTCATCGAAGCCAAAGAGACAACAAAGATGCCGCTCAAGGCTGTGGCAAATTTGTATTACGACTTGGGCGACCGGCTCGATCTGAATTGGTTTGCGGATGCCATTGCGGCCTTGACCCCGAACTCCCATTGGCAGGCCTTGGCGCGGGAAAGCTTCCGTGAAGATCTCGATTGGCAGCAGCGCGCATTGACCACCGGCGTCCTGCAGCTGGCGGGCAAGGCCGAAAAAGTGCCGGAGTGTGTGCAAGCATGGGAAGAAAAAAATCAGCACATGATTGAGCGCTGGAACAGCATGCTGGCGGAGCTGAAAGGCGTACGAGAGCCTGAGTACGCGATGTTCTCCGTGGCGCTGCGCGAGTTGTTGGATTTGGCCCAAAGCACACTTCACCAGCAGCCTGACGAGTAA
- a CDS encoding MoxR family ATPase encodes MSLQQTFGALRAQLAKRIIGQDKLVDRLLIALLADGHLLVEGAPGLAKTTAVKALADHIEGDFHRIQFTPDLLPSDVTGSEIYRAETGLFEFQRGPIFHNLVLADEINRAPAKVQSALLEAMGERQISVGMQTFPLPKLFMVMATQNPIEQEGTYPLPEAQLDRFLMHVVIDYPSADAEREILHLARSDYRQGIPNVDIRLTEDQVMEARQEISNIYMAEPVEQYLLALILATRDAAVLDPELARWTAFGASPRGTIALDRCARALAWLDGRDYVTPDDIRTMAFDVLRHRILLTFEAEAEGMTPDAVLQRLIDRVPVTA; translated from the coding sequence ATGTCGTTACAGCAAACTTTCGGTGCCCTCAGAGCACAACTGGCAAAGCGCATTATCGGCCAGGACAAGCTGGTAGACCGCCTTTTGATTGCCCTCTTGGCCGATGGCCACCTCCTCGTTGAGGGGGCGCCCGGGCTGGCAAAAACCACCGCTGTAAAAGCCCTTGCCGACCATATCGAAGGTGATTTTCACCGAATTCAGTTCACGCCGGACCTGTTACCGTCGGACGTTACCGGTAGCGAAATCTACCGGGCTGAAACCGGCCTGTTCGAATTTCAGCGTGGGCCCATATTTCACAATCTGGTGTTAGCTGACGAAATCAACCGCGCCCCTGCAAAAGTGCAATCTGCGCTGCTCGAAGCCATGGGCGAACGCCAAATCAGTGTGGGCATGCAGACCTTCCCGCTGCCGAAACTGTTTATGGTGATGGCCACCCAAAACCCGATTGAACAGGAAGGCACTTACCCTCTGCCCGAAGCCCAGCTCGATCGTTTCCTCATGCACGTGGTAATTGATTACCCAAGTGCCGATGCTGAAAGGGAGATTCTGCACCTGGCCCGCAGTGACTACCGTCAGGGAATTCCGAACGTAGACATTCGTCTAACAGAAGATCAGGTGATGGAAGCACGGCAGGAGATTTCCAATATCTATATGGCCGAACCGGTTGAGCAGTATCTGCTGGCGTTAATACTGGCGACTCGAGATGCCGCTGTACTCGACCCGGAACTGGCGCGTTGGACGGCCTTTGGTGCCAGCCCGCGCGGCACAATCGCCTTGGACCGCTGCGCCCGGGCACTGGCTTGGCTGGACGGTCGGGACTACGTAACCCCCGATGATATTCGTACTATGGCCTTTGACGTTCTTCGTCACCGGATTCTTCTGACCTTCGAGGCGGAAGCCGAAGGTATGACCCCCGACGCCGTGCTTCAAAGGCTGATCGACCGGGTTCCGGTAACCGCCTGA
- a CDS encoding DUF58 domain-containing protein: MGNTAVTHATLEDLVRLQADARALKLPSARQVRGRQAGLRPSRQRGRGMTFAEVRQYQPGDDIRSIDWRVTARRQSPHTKLFEEERERPVLLIADLGPTLFFASTGAYKQARSAQITALLAWLALMAGDQVGGLAFNHQELEVLRPARRKKSLLRLLDTLARLQHQPGTPPNPALPDGPNLNKALSEARRVAHTGSRIFIVSDFMNLSNETTSLLGALARHNSVSALRIMDPLEKDLPHSGQFAVAGPEGPVWFDAGNPNFQRAWRDKISSHEQQLAECFRTSGVQTSTIMTQDNPAEALRLQLGPGGRI; encoded by the coding sequence ATGGGCAACACAGCAGTCACCCACGCCACCCTGGAAGATCTGGTTCGCTTACAAGCCGATGCCAGAGCTTTGAAACTGCCCTCAGCCCGGCAGGTGCGTGGCCGTCAGGCTGGTTTGAGGCCATCGCGCCAGCGCGGCCGGGGCATGACCTTTGCCGAAGTTCGGCAATACCAGCCCGGCGACGATATTCGCAGTATTGACTGGCGCGTGACGGCTCGGCGCCAATCGCCCCACACCAAACTGTTTGAAGAAGAACGCGAGCGCCCAGTCCTGCTCATCGCTGACTTAGGGCCCACCTTGTTCTTCGCCAGCACCGGCGCTTATAAACAAGCCCGAAGTGCTCAAATAACCGCGCTTCTGGCTTGGCTGGCTCTTATGGCTGGTGATCAGGTAGGAGGGCTGGCTTTCAACCATCAGGAGCTTGAAGTATTGCGGCCGGCTCGCCGCAAAAAATCGCTTTTACGGCTATTGGATACGCTGGCCAGACTGCAGCATCAACCCGGCACTCCTCCAAACCCGGCGCTTCCTGATGGCCCAAACTTGAACAAGGCGCTGTCGGAAGCGCGTCGAGTCGCTCACACCGGCAGCCGTATTTTCATCGTCAGCGATTTCATGAATCTATCCAACGAAACCACCAGTTTGTTAGGAGCGCTGGCGAGGCATAATAGCGTGAGCGCTCTGAGAATAATGGACCCGCTCGAAAAAGATCTGCCTCACAGCGGTCAGTTCGCAGTTGCCGGGCCTGAAGGCCCGGTCTGGTTTGATGCAGGCAATCCGAATTTCCAACGGGCCTGGCGGGACAAAATTTCCAGCCACGAACAGCAGCTGGCCGAATGCTTTCGCACCTCCGGCGTACAAACTTCAACCATCATGACGCAGGACAATCCGGCGGAAGCCTTGAGACTTCAACTTGGGCCGGGAGGACGGATCTGA